One Enterobacter asburiae genomic window, GCTGTAGCTGATGCCCGGCTGCGTGGAAATTAACAACGCTTCGCCAGCCTTTGCCTGGACATGATTGCCCTCGCTGTCGCGGTATTCTGCCTCGCCTTCCAGGATCAGGTTCAGGATATCGACTTTCGGGTACGTACGCGGCTGGAAAGAGGCGCCCGGGGCGAGCACTTCCTGGTTCAACACGCGCAATGAAGCGTAACCGAGGAGTTTAGGGTCAAAGTAGTGTCCAAAGGAAAAGGTGTAGCGGGCCTGCAGCCAACCGAAATCGGCTTGTCCGCACTGTTTAGCTGTTCTTGTCGTAATCATAAACTTGACCTCTCTTTACACTAAAACAATGGTAAAGGTATGGACGCTGCATTGTTAGCCAGATATTCTGCCCGGTATGTTCAAATTTCCTGAATGAGAACGAGATGGCTAAAGAGAGAGCATTGACGCTTGAGGCGCTTCGCGTCATGGACGCAATTGACCGGCGCGGCAGTTTTGCGGCGGCGGCAGATGAGCTGGGGCGCGTTCCGTCTGCGCTAAGCTACACCATGCAGAAGCTGGAGGAAGAGCTGGACGTGGTGCTGTTTGACCGCTCCGGTCATCGAACAAAATTCACCAACGTGGGGCGAATGCTGTTGGAGCGCGGCCGCGTGCTGCTGGAAGCGGCGGACAAGCTCACCACGGACGCCGAAGCGCTGGCGCGCGGCTGGGAAACCCATCTGACGCTGGTGACGGAAGCACTGGTGCCGACTGAAGCGCTGTTCCCGCTGGTGGACCGCCTGGCGGCGAAGGCCAATACGCAGCTGTCAATCATCACCGAGGTGCTGGCAGGCGCGTGGGAACGTCTGGAGACGGGCAGGGCGGATATCGTCATTGCGCCGGACATGCACTTTCGTTCCTCATCAGAAATCAACTCGCGCAAGCTTTACAGCGTGATGAACGTCTACGTTGCCGCACCCAATCACCCGATTCACCAGGAGCCGGAGCCGCTTTCAGAGGTGACGCGCGTGAAGTATCGGGGCGTGGCGGTGGCGGATACCGCGCGCGAGCGTCCGGTGCTGACGGTGCAGCTGCTGGATAAGCAGCCTCGTCTGACGGTGACCTCGCTGGAAGACAAGCGGCAGGCGCTGCTGGCGGGTCTGGGCGTGGCGACCATGCCCTATCCGTTCGTGGAAAAAGACATTGCTGAAGGGCGGCTGCGCGTTGTCAGCCCGGAATATAGCCACGAGGTGGATATCATTATGGCGTGGCGTCGCGACAGCATGGGCGAAGCCAAATCGTGGTGCCTGCGCGAAATACCTAAACTCTTCGCCCACCACAATAAATAAACGAGTAGGCCCGGTAAGCGAAGCGCCACCGGGCTTTTTTTATGCGCCGATCTTCGGATCCGGACCAAAGCGGTTTTCGCCCGGCGTCCCGCTCTGGCAGTTGAAAATTAAAATCACGATCCAGCCCACAATCGGGATCAACAGCAGCAATAGCCACCACGCTGAACGATCGGTGTCGTGCAGTCGACGGAACAGCACCGCCCATGATGGCAGCAGGACCAACAGGCCATAAATGGTGGTCAATACGCCTTCACCGCCAGCGCGCTCCCAGCCAAGAATTTTATCTACAATACCCAGCACCATGATGAGGATGAAGTTCACCAGAACGAACATCCAGTACTCTTTGCGGCGGGCACGGCCACCAAATCCAATGTAGTTGCGCAGTACTTTTAAATACCAGTCCATTTTTCCTTGCCTCAATAGTCGGTCAATCACTTGTTTTCTAAGCAATCAAAGTAAGGATAGATGGAGATTGTGAATTAAAAAAGGGCATCCATTGATGCCCTTAATATTTATCCAAAACGGACGTCGCGCCCGTGAGGTTCATCCAGATCCTGCCACGGCCCAATGGAGATAATGCCCGTCGGGTTGATGGTTTTGTGGCTGCGGAAATAGTGGGTGCGAATATGGTCGAAATCGACCGTGTCGGCGATACCCGGCATCTGGTAGATGTCGCGCAGGAAACCATACAGGTTCAGGTAATCGCTGATTCGGTGCTTGTCGCACTTAAAGTGGGTGACATAGACCGGATCAAAGCGAACCAGCGTGGTCCACAGGCGAATGTCCGCTTCCGTCAGGCGATCGCCCGTCAGGTAGCGATGCTTGCCCAGGAGCTGTTCCAGACGCTCCAGCGATTCAAACACCTTTCCGACCGCCTCGTCATACGCTTCCTGGCTGGTGGCGAAACCGGCCTTGTAGACACCGTTGTTGACGTTGTCGTAAATCCAGCTGTTCAGCTCGTCAATTTTCTCACGCAGCTCAACCGGATAGTAATCTCCGGCACGGGCGCCGTGCGCGTCAAACGCGGTATTGAACATGCGGATGATTTCCGCAGACTCATTGCTGACAATCGTCTGGTTTTTCTTGTCCCACAGCACCGGCACGGTAACGCGCCCGGTGTAATGGGGATCGGCGCGCAGATAGAGCTGGTAAAGGAAATCGTGGTGGTAAAGATCGTCGCCGGTCGCCGCAGGAAAATCACTGTCAAACGTCCAGCCGTTTTCCAGCATCAGCGGGTTCACGACTGAAACCGGAATTAAGGATTCGAGACCTTTAAGCTTGCGCACAATTAGCGTGCGGTGTGCCCACGGGCAGGCAAGCGAAACATAAAGATGATAACGGTCTTTCTCAGCCGCGAAGCCGCCTTCGCCGCTCGGGCCTGGCGCGCCGTCGGCGGTCAGCCAGTTACGGAAGGCCGAAACTGAGCGCTTGAAGCGACCTCCGGTGGATTTGGTGTCATACCAGACATCCTGCCATACGCCGTCTACGAGTTGTCCCATTTTTTCTCCTCCGTCAGATAGCAAAAGCGAGGAGATGTCTCCTCGCTTTGTGTTCATTCAGTATAGCGTGCTTACCATTTCTTATTCAGAACGCGGTCGATGCTGTATGCACCCGGGCCAGTGACGGCCAGCAGCAGGAAGCCACCCGCGATGGTCAGGTTTTTCATGAACATCAGAGAGTTCACGCCTTCCGCAAAGTTGCTGTGGAAGATGAACGCCGTCAGCACGGTGAAGCCTGCGGTAAACAGCGCGGTGGTACGGGTCAGGAAGCCGAACAGGACTGCCAGGCCGCCGCCGAACTCAAGAAGAATGGTCAGTGGCAACAGGAACCCCGGAACGCCCATGGCTTCCATATACTGCTGGGTACCCGCATAACCGGTGATTTTTCCCCAACCTGCCACGATGAACAGAATTGGCATCAGAATACGCGCGACCAGTACACCAACATCTTCTAATTTTTTCATTTTACTCTCCAGGAAACCACATGAGCGGCTGAACTTTATTTGTCTGCAATTCCGGGTAGATACCGCGGTATTGCTGTCGATGGAGAGCATCATAAACGGGGCGGGTGGCAATTGTTAGCAAGGAAAACTGTCAATCTAATTCAAAGATATTGAGTAAGGGGGGCGTGCGCGCTGGTGCCCTCACCCCAACCCTCTCCCACAGGGAGAGGGCGCAAAAAC contains:
- a CDS encoding DoxX family protein, translating into MKKLEDVGVLVARILMPILFIVAGWGKITGYAGTQQYMEAMGVPGFLLPLTILLEFGGGLAVLFGFLTRTTALFTAGFTVLTAFIFHSNFAEGVNSLMFMKNLTIAGGFLLLAVTGPGAYSIDRVLNKKW
- a CDS encoding DUF805 domain-containing protein, with the translated sequence MDWYLKVLRNYIGFGGRARRKEYWMFVLVNFILIMVLGIVDKILGWERAGGEGVLTTIYGLLVLLPSWAVLFRRLHDTDRSAWWLLLLLIPIVGWIVILIFNCQSGTPGENRFGPDPKIGA
- a CDS encoding LysR family transcriptional regulator, which gives rise to MAKERALTLEALRVMDAIDRRGSFAAAADELGRVPSALSYTMQKLEEELDVVLFDRSGHRTKFTNVGRMLLERGRVLLEAADKLTTDAEALARGWETHLTLVTEALVPTEALFPLVDRLAAKANTQLSIITEVLAGAWERLETGRADIVIAPDMHFRSSSEINSRKLYSVMNVYVAAPNHPIHQEPEPLSEVTRVKYRGVAVADTARERPVLTVQLLDKQPRLTVTSLEDKRQALLAGLGVATMPYPFVEKDIAEGRLRVVSPEYSHEVDIIMAWRRDSMGEAKSWCLREIPKLFAHHNK
- a CDS encoding glutathione S-transferase family protein, translating into MGQLVDGVWQDVWYDTKSTGGRFKRSVSAFRNWLTADGAPGPSGEGGFAAEKDRYHLYVSLACPWAHRTLIVRKLKGLESLIPVSVVNPLMLENGWTFDSDFPAATGDDLYHHDFLYQLYLRADPHYTGRVTVPVLWDKKNQTIVSNESAEIIRMFNTAFDAHGARAGDYYPVELREKIDELNSWIYDNVNNGVYKAGFATSQEAYDEAVGKVFESLERLEQLLGKHRYLTGDRLTEADIRLWTTLVRFDPVYVTHFKCDKHRISDYLNLYGFLRDIYQMPGIADTVDFDHIRTHYFRSHKTINPTGIISIGPWQDLDEPHGRDVRFG